The proteins below come from a single Esox lucius isolate fEsoLuc1 chromosome 7, fEsoLuc1.pri, whole genome shotgun sequence genomic window:
- the snrpd2 gene encoding small nuclear ribonucleoprotein Sm D2 (The RefSeq protein has 2 substitutions and aligns at 99% coverage compared to this genomic sequence), translated as MSLLNKPKSEMTPEELQKREEEGFNTGPLSVLTQSVKSNTQVLINCRNNKKLLGRVKAFGRHCNMVLENVKEMWTEVPKSGKGKKKSKPVNKDRYISKMFLRGDSVIVVLRNPLITGTGGK; from the exons GAGTCTGCTGAATAAACCCAAGTCTGAGATGACTCCAGAGGAGTTGCAGAAACGAGAGGAGGAAGAGTTCAACACCGGGCCCCTGTCTGTTCTCACCCAATCTGTTAAAAGCAACACACAAGTCCTCATTAACTGCCgcaacaacaagaaactacTAGGAAGAGTCAAAGCCTTCGACAG ACACTGCAACATGGTGTTAGAGAATGTCAAGGAGATGTGGACAGAGGTCCCAAAGAGTGGCAAGGGTAAAAAGAAGTCCAAGCCAGTAAACAAAGACCGATACATCTCCAAGATGTTTCTGAGAGGGGACTCTGTCATTGTCGTGTTGAGGAATCCTCTTATCACTGGAACTGGGGGGAAGTAG
- the zgc:171929 gene encoding transcription factor Ovo-like 2, with translation MPRSFLLNKKKKKKQGACGGWRWREPEQMDWKEDNPTVGENAEVQSTTVTCPDTPQPVAVFEPVNPSSGAGLGSGCINVPVPVIGERPGIGPDGGYGWSNLLSRTMGQSHFYNHATLELVSRAKPRPRVPSSTVDFLCSVCHKVFPLQRMLTRHLKCHSMVKRHPCRYCGKGFNDTFDLKRHMRTHTGIRPYRCELCDKAFTQRCSLESHLRKIHGVTQQYAYRQRRSKIFVCEDCGFTSNRPDEYFLHVRQCHPASPALRRYYRRQAHEAANGVSSEHKLGAFLMRPAAGFYVG, from the exons ATGCCACGGTCGTTCCTCCTgaacaagaagaagaagaagaaacagGGGGCATGTGgaggatggaggtggagagagccAGAGCAGATGGACTGGAAGGAGGACAACCCAACAG TTGGCGAGAACGCAGAGGTGCAGTCTACAACAGTCACCTGCCCAGATACCCCTCAACCTGTGGCTGTGTTTGAACCAGTTAACCCCTCTTCAGGAGCAGGACTTGGATCTGGATGCATTAACGTTCCAGTACCAGTTATAGGGGAAAGACCAGGGATAGGGCCAGATGGGGGCTATGGCTGGTCCAACCTCCTGTCCAGGACCATGGGCCAGAGTCACTTCTACAACCATGCTACATTGGAACTGGTCTCGCGAGCCAAG ccCCGCCCCCGTGTCCCCAGCAGCACAGTCGACTTCCTATGCTCGGTGTGTCATAAGGTGTTCCCCCTGCAGCGCATGTTGACGCGCCACCTCAAGTGCCACAGCATGGTGAAGCGCCACCCCTGCCGATACTGCGGCAAGGGCTTCAACGACACCTTTGACCTCAAGAGgcacatgcgcacgcacacag GTATCCGGCCATATCGCTGTGAGCTGTGTGACAAAGCCTTCACCCAGCGCTGCTCCCTGGAGTCCCACCTGAGGAAGATCCACGGGGTCACCCAGCAGTATGCCTACCGCCAGCGCCGCTCCAAGATCTTCGTGTGCGAGGACTGCGGCTTCACGTCCAACCGGCCGGACGAGTACTTCCTCCACGTGCGCCAGTGCCACCCGGCGAGCCCCGCCCTGCGCCGTTACTACCGACGCCAGGCACACGAGGCCGCGAACGGCGTGTCTTCTGAGCACAAACTGGGTGCGTTTCTGATGCGTCCCGCGGCTGGGTTCTATGTGGGTTGA
- the LOC105011018 gene encoding sphingolipid delta(4)-desaturase/C4-monooxygenase DES2-like isoform X1, whose product MGNTVTRDDFEWVYTEQPHCSRRKQILAKHPEIKSLMGPDPQLKWVVTAMVLTQVLCCYLVRDLSWKWIVFWAYMFGGCINHSLTLAIHDISHNVAFGNKLAKQNRYFGIFANLPIGVPYSVSFKKYHVDHHRYLGGHGLDVDVPTCLEARLFSSPARKVLWLILQPLFYALRPLMVNPKPVGKLEILNLTVQLAFNSAIVYLWGLKPLVYLIAGSLLCMGLHPISGHFIAEHYMYLSGIETYSYYGPLNYITFNVGYHMEHHDFPSIPGSRLPQVKKMAPEFYDDLPQHDSWTRVLWDFVFCDSLGPYSRVKRTFPLAKQD is encoded by the exons ATGGGGAACACGGTTACAAGGGATGACTTCGAGTGGGTCTATACGGAGCAACCTCATTGTAGTCGGAGAAAGCAAATTCTAG cCAAGCACCCGGAGATCAAGTCCCTGATGGGGCCTGACCCCCAACTCAAGTGGGTGGTGACTGCCATGGTCTTGACCCAGGTGCTCTGCTGCTACCTGGTTCGCGACCTTAGCTGGAAATGGATTGTCTTCTGGGCCTACATGTTCGGTGGCTGCATCAACCACTCCCTCACACTCGCCATCCATGACATTTCTCACAATGTGGCCTTTGGCAACAAGCTCGCTAAGCAGAACCGCTACTTTGGCATCTTTGCCAACCTGCCTATTGGCGTGCCCTACTCTGTCAGTTTCAAGAAGTACCACGTGGATCACCACCGGTATCTGGGTGGCCACGGACTTGATGTCGATGTGCCGACCTGTCTGGAAGCACGTCTGTTCAGCTCCCCTGCCCGCAAAGTCCTGTGGCTCATCCTTCAGCCCCTATTCTACGCACTGCGCCCCCTGATGGTTAACCCCAAGCCAGTCGGAAAGCTTGAGATATTGAATTTAACCGTGCAGCTTGCCTTCAACTCTGCCATAGTTTACCTCTGGGGTCTGAAGCCTCTGGTCTACCTGATTGCTGGATCACTGTTGTGTATGGGACTGCATCCGATCTCAGGCCACTTTATTGCCGAACACTACATGTACCTGAGTGGGATTGAGACATACTCATACTATGGGCCACTTAATTACATCACGTTTAACGTGGGCTACCACATGGAGCACCACGACTTCCCCAGCATCCCCGGCAGCCGACTCCCTCAG GTAAAGAAGATGGCTCCTGAGTTCTATGATGATCTACCCCAGCATGACTCATGGACACGGGTGCTCTGGGACTTTGTGTTTTGTGATTCATTGGGACCTTACTCCAGAGTTAAACGCACATTCCCATTGGCTAAACAGGATTAG
- the LOC105011018 gene encoding sphingolipid delta(4)-desaturase/C4-monooxygenase DES2-like isoform X2, with protein sequence MGPDPQLKWVVTAMVLTQVLCCYLVRDLSWKWIVFWAYMFGGCINHSLTLAIHDISHNVAFGNKLAKQNRYFGIFANLPIGVPYSVSFKKYHVDHHRYLGGHGLDVDVPTCLEARLFSSPARKVLWLILQPLFYALRPLMVNPKPVGKLEILNLTVQLAFNSAIVYLWGLKPLVYLIAGSLLCMGLHPISGHFIAEHYMYLSGIETYSYYGPLNYITFNVGYHMEHHDFPSIPGSRLPQVKKMAPEFYDDLPQHDSWTRVLWDFVFCDSLGPYSRVKRTFPLAKQD encoded by the exons ATGGGGCCTGACCCCCAACTCAAGTGGGTGGTGACTGCCATGGTCTTGACCCAGGTGCTCTGCTGCTACCTGGTTCGCGACCTTAGCTGGAAATGGATTGTCTTCTGGGCCTACATGTTCGGTGGCTGCATCAACCACTCCCTCACACTCGCCATCCATGACATTTCTCACAATGTGGCCTTTGGCAACAAGCTCGCTAAGCAGAACCGCTACTTTGGCATCTTTGCCAACCTGCCTATTGGCGTGCCCTACTCTGTCAGTTTCAAGAAGTACCACGTGGATCACCACCGGTATCTGGGTGGCCACGGACTTGATGTCGATGTGCCGACCTGTCTGGAAGCACGTCTGTTCAGCTCCCCTGCCCGCAAAGTCCTGTGGCTCATCCTTCAGCCCCTATTCTACGCACTGCGCCCCCTGATGGTTAACCCCAAGCCAGTCGGAAAGCTTGAGATATTGAATTTAACCGTGCAGCTTGCCTTCAACTCTGCCATAGTTTACCTCTGGGGTCTGAAGCCTCTGGTCTACCTGATTGCTGGATCACTGTTGTGTATGGGACTGCATCCGATCTCAGGCCACTTTATTGCCGAACACTACATGTACCTGAGTGGGATTGAGACATACTCATACTATGGGCCACTTAATTACATCACGTTTAACGTGGGCTACCACATGGAGCACCACGACTTCCCCAGCATCCCCGGCAGCCGACTCCCTCAG GTAAAGAAGATGGCTCCTGAGTTCTATGATGATCTACCCCAGCATGACTCATGGACACGGGTGCTCTGGGACTTTGTGTTTTGTGATTCATTGGGACCTTACTCCAGAGTTAAACGCACATTCCCATTGGCTAAACAGGATTAG
- the LOC105011017 gene encoding myotonin-protein kinase isoform X1, which produces MDNMSADPGPHDTDLMLLELQAPGPVGLQTLLDLLVGVYQEFCSSPLAREKYVSGFLQWAEPLVRQVKKTRIKRDDFHILKVIGRGTFSEVAVARMRSTQQVYAMKIMNKWDMLKRGETACYQEEREVLLKGDRRWITELHYAFQDDNYLYLVMDYYVGGDLLTLLSKFGDRFPEDMAQFYLAEMVMAIDSIHRMGYVHRDIKPDNILLTSEGHVRLGDFGSCLRVQEDGMVHSSLAVGTPDYLSPEILRAVEGGGGYGPECDWWALGICAYEMLQGTTPFYAETISETYAKILNFQEHFEFPSSGPEVSDEARSLIMGLICEREDRMGAGGSGDFRGHPFFCGLDWGSLNELPAPFQPEVSNATDTSNFDVLDDCLSEMETLSDVLDRAPIGVHLAFVGYSYTATRQTGALDRSRDIMMEIDHQRHQGLPNLNFQDKLSQMWQLRDALTTPENQPTLLELPPIALEQGTAASTNTETEEEEEADKSSGHDEDLHRRLQEAEMRNGELEKEMEKLRKEIQGLKSPKETELCVCPTSLSLPAHCLDNGKRAPPACHYPLVIPLHRHLLLFHRVRWPQERTESYLLVCAEGGELQAWNRHGCAEIS; this is translated from the exons CGGAGCCCCTGGTGAGGCAGGTGAAGAAGACGCGAATCAAGAGGGATGACTTCCACATCTTGAAGGTGATTGGTCGAGGGACCTTCAGTGAG GTGGCCGTGGCGAGGATGCGTAGCACACAGCAGGTGTACGCCATGAAGATAATGAATAAGTGGGACATgctgaagagaggagag ACAGCTTGTtaccaggaggagagggaggttctGCTGAAGGGCGACCGACGATGGATCACAGAGCTGCACTACGCTTTCCAAGACGACAATTACCTG taccTGGTGATGGATTATTATGTTGGTGGTGACCTTTTGACCCTGCTCAGTAAATTCGGCGACCGTTTCCCTGAGGACATGGCCCAGTTCTACTTGGCTGAGATGGTCATGGCCATTGACTCTATCCATAGGATGGGCTATGTGCACAG AGACATCAAACCTGACAACATCCTGCTGACATCAGAGGGCCACGTCAGACTGGGGGATTTTGGTTCCTGTCTAAGGGTCCAAGAGGATGGCATG GTCCATTCCTCCCTCGCAGTGGGCACTCCTGACTACTTGTCCCCAGAGATCCTACGTgcggtggagggaggggggggttatGGCCCCGAGTGTGACTGGTGGGCCCTGGGGATCTGTGCCTATGAGATGCTACAGGGAACCACACCTTTCTATGCAGAGACCATCTCTGAGACCTATGCCAAGATCCTGAACTTCCAG GAGCACTTTGAGTTCCCGTCATCTGGCCCTGAGGTTTCAGACGAAGCGCGTTCCCTCATCATGGGTTTGATCTGTGAGAGGGAGGATCGAATGGGGGCAGGGGGCTCTGGAGACTTCAGGGGCCACCCCTTCTTCTGTGGACTAGACTGGGGCTCTCTGAATGAACTTCCAGCACCTTTCCAACCTGAAGTCTCCAACGCCACTGATACGTCAAACTTTGACGTGTTAGACGACTGCCTCAGTGAAATG GAAACACTGAGTGATGTTTTGGACAGGGCGCCTATTGGAGTTCACCTGGCTTTTGTTGGCTACTCCTACACAGCGACAAG acaGACGGGTGCCTTGGATCGCAGTCGTGACATCATGATGGAAATTGACCACCAGAGACACCAAGGGTTGCCAAACCTAAACTTCCAGGACAAGCTG AGTCAGATGTGGCAGCTTAGAGATGCCCTTACAACACCTGAAAACCAGCCTACCCTGCTTGAGCTGCCCCCCATAGCCTTGGAGCAGGGTACCGCAGCATCAACGAACACCgagacagaggaagaagaggaggccGATAAGAGTTCAGGACATGATGAGGACCTGCACAG ACGGTTACAGGAGGCAGAGATGAGGAACGGAGAgctggagaaagagatggagaaactGAGGAAGGAGATCCAGGGACTGAAGTCCCCCAAAGAGACAG AACTGTGTGTTTGCCCAacgtctctttctctgcctgccCACTGTCTGGACAAT GGGAAGAGAGCTCCCCCTGCCTGTCACTATCCGCTGGTGATCCCCCTCCACCGCCATCTGCTGCTGTTCCACAGG GTGCGCTGGCCACAGGAGAGGACTGAGTCCTACCTATTGGTGTGTGCAGAGGGGGGGGAGCTCCAAGCCTGGAACAGACATGGCTGTGCTGAGATCTCCTGA